The genomic DNA GTTAAGAAAGATTTATCATTTTCATCATAATCATGAGTTAGTAAATCAGCAGCATTGGCATCTGTACGCCCTAAAATAACTGTAGGCACACCTAAAATGTCAGCAGCAAAACGCGCAGCAATCAATTTTTGAACTGCTTCTTGAGTTGGCACTAATACCTTACCCCCCATATGCCCACACTTTTTCACAGAAGCTAACTGATCTTCAAAATGAACCCCCGCTGCACCAGCTCTAATCATACTTTTCATTAATTCAAATGCATTTAATACTCCACCAAAACCAGCCTCAGCGTCAGCTACAATCGGTACAAAATAATCAATATAGGCTCTATCCCCCTTTTGAATCCCCTTAGAATGTTGAATTTCATCTGCACGTATAAATGAGTTATTAATTCTCTCAACAACAGTAGGAACAGAATTAACTGGGTAGAGTGATTGATCAGGAAACATACTAAGATAGCTATTATTATCTGCAGCTACTTGCCAACCAGATAAATATATTGCCTTAATACCTGCTTTTACTTGTTGAATTGCCTGCCCTCCAGTTAAAGCTCCTAAACAGTTGATAAATGGCTCATTATTGACTAATTCCCACAACTTTTCTGCACCATTACGAGCTAAAGTATACTCAACTTGCAAAGACCCACGAAGACGTTCAACATCCTCCGCTGTATACCCTCTTTTGATACCTCTCCAACGAGGCTTATTCCATTCCTCTTCAATAGCAGCAACCCTTGTAGAATGTTTACCTGTTTCAATCTTAGACATATTCTCCACCTTTATTATTCATGGTTATAGACTAAAAAATTAATCTTGTTAACAACATTAAATCATTTTTTTTACTTGTTGCCTAGCCATCATAATTCTACTATTAAGCTTATTAATTGACTTTGAAATACGATGATGGGAGAATCAAATTATGCATCAATATTTTGAATAAATATATTCAAATTTAATAAAATATTTCTTAACTATTTAGGACAAACAAAATATTTCACTTCATATTATTTAATCAAAATAAACGTATTGCTAACAATCTACCTCTTAGATAATAGGTATTTTTCCTGTTAGTTCATATAAAATACCTTCTACTCAATCTGTATCAAGCAACTCTAAAGCCTTGGCATTAGCATCATTTGCCTTTTCATACTCTCCTTGTTGTACATACAACTTCGACAAAGTCATCC from Neisseriaceae bacterium includes the following:
- the aceA gene encoding isocitrate lyase, giving the protein MSKIETGKHSTRVAAIEEEWNKPRWRGIKRGYTAEDVERLRGSLQVEYTLARNGAEKLWELVNNEPFINCLGALTGGQAIQQVKAGIKAIYLSGWQVAADNNSYLSMFPDQSLYPVNSVPTVVERINNSFIRADEIQHSKGIQKGDRAYIDYFVPIVADAEAGFGGVLNAFELMKSMIRAGAAGVHFEDQLASVKKCGHMGGKVLVPTQEAVQKLIAARFAADILGVPTVILGRTDANAADLLTHDYDENDKSFLTGERTSEGFFRVKAGIDQAISRGLAYAPYADLIWCETAKPDLEEAKKFADAIHDKFPNKLLAYNCSPSFNWKKNLDDAIIARFQRELGAMGYKYQFITLAGVHSMWYNMFDLSLDYVQRGMSAYVEKVQEPEFAARDRGYTFVSHQQEVGAGYFDDVTTVIQGGESNVKALAGSTEEEQFH